From one Flavobacteriales bacterium genomic stretch:
- a CDS encoding polyribonucleotide nucleotidyltransferase, which translates to MKPQAITKTIDMGDGKVITLETGVLAKQADGAVMVRLGDTMLLASVVATKEAREGIDFLPLQVEYREKFSAAGRFPGGFFKREARPSDHEVLVSRLIDRALRPLFPDDFHGDTQVIVSLMSADKKNQADGIACLAAAAALAVSDIPFGGPVSEVRVSRVNGRFIVNPTVDELSGNDLDLIVAGTKADILMVEGEMKEVQEGDMIEAIKLAHDVIKKQCIALEEFAALVPKSQVKRTYSHENNIEAIGQKIHDFCYQKYYDVAMNPTAKEERSEQFAAIKEACLATLTDEEKTDKAMLARFFKKTQKKAVRNVCLDHGKRLDGRRTDEIRPIWSEVDVLPGTHGSAIFTRGETQAINMLTLGSSMDEQTIDRATHKGSERFMLHYNFPSFSTGEVKPIRGPGRREVGHGNLALRALKPVIPGIETNPYTIRLNCDILESNGSSSMATVCSGTLALMDAGVKISAPVSGIAMGMISDGKRHAILSDILGDEDFLGDMDFKVTGTAKGITATQMDMKVDGLPYEVLAQALEQARQGRLHILNEMLKTLDAPRADYKDHAPRIITITIPKESIGAVIGPGGRVIQEIQAETGAHISIDEIDGLGHVEIMSENKASIDAALARVNAIANPPQAEVGANYKGKVKTIMPYGAFVEVMPGVDGLLHVSELEWRRIERVEDVLKEGDVIEFQVVGKDPRSGKLKLSRRVLLPKPEGYVEREPAMSGERRDRGDRPRRDDRPRRDDRPRRDHGDRQHRDHDGGMQGGHEPSNN; encoded by the coding sequence ATGAAGCCACAAGCAATCACCAAGACCATCGACATGGGCGATGGCAAAGTCATCACCCTGGAGACCGGCGTACTGGCCAAACAAGCCGACGGCGCCGTCATGGTCCGCCTCGGCGACACCATGCTGCTCGCCAGCGTGGTTGCCACCAAAGAGGCCCGCGAGGGCATCGACTTCCTTCCCCTGCAGGTGGAGTACCGTGAGAAATTCAGCGCGGCCGGCCGTTTCCCCGGCGGTTTCTTCAAGCGAGAAGCCCGCCCCAGCGACCATGAAGTGCTGGTGAGCCGCCTGATCGACCGCGCCCTGCGCCCGCTCTTCCCCGATGACTTCCACGGCGACACCCAGGTGATCGTGAGCCTGATGAGCGCCGACAAGAAGAACCAGGCCGATGGCATCGCCTGCCTGGCCGCCGCTGCGGCCCTTGCCGTGAGCGACATCCCATTCGGCGGGCCGGTTAGCGAGGTGCGCGTGAGCCGCGTGAACGGCCGTTTCATTGTCAACCCTACCGTGGATGAGCTCTCGGGCAACGACCTCGATCTGATCGTGGCCGGCACCAAGGCCGACATCCTCATGGTGGAAGGCGAGATGAAGGAGGTGCAGGAGGGCGATATGATCGAGGCCATCAAGCTGGCGCACGATGTGATCAAGAAGCAGTGCATCGCGCTGGAGGAGTTCGCCGCCCTGGTGCCCAAGAGCCAAGTGAAGCGCACCTACAGCCACGAGAACAACATCGAGGCCATCGGACAGAAGATCCATGACTTCTGCTACCAGAAGTACTATGACGTGGCGATGAACCCCACTGCGAAGGAGGAACGGAGCGAGCAGTTCGCCGCCATCAAGGAGGCCTGCCTGGCCACGCTGACCGACGAAGAGAAGACCGACAAGGCCATGCTCGCGCGCTTCTTCAAGAAGACACAGAAGAAGGCCGTACGCAATGTGTGCCTAGACCACGGCAAGCGCCTCGATGGCCGCAGGACCGATGAGATCCGCCCTATCTGGAGCGAAGTGGATGTCCTCCCTGGCACCCACGGCAGCGCCATCTTCACCCGCGGTGAGACCCAGGCCATCAACATGCTCACCTTGGGCAGCTCGATGGACGAGCAGACCATCGACCGCGCCACCCACAAAGGCAGCGAGCGCTTCATGCTCCACTACAATTTCCCAAGCTTCAGCACCGGCGAGGTGAAGCCGATCCGCGGCCCCGGCCGCCGCGAGGTGGGCCACGGCAACCTGGCCCTGCGCGCCCTGAAGCCCGTGATCCCTGGCATCGAGACCAACCCCTACACCATCCGACTTAACTGCGACATCCTCGAGAGCAATGGATCGAGCAGCATGGCCACCGTATGCAGCGGCACGCTCGCGCTGATGGACGCTGGCGTGAAGATCAGCGCTCCCGTGAGCGGCATCGCCATGGGCATGATCAGCGACGGCAAGCGCCATGCGATCCTCAGCGATATCCTCGGCGACGAGGATTTCCTGGGCGATATGGATTTCAAGGTCACCGGCACCGCCAAGGGCATCACCGCCACGCAGATGGACATGAAGGTGGACGGCTTGCCCTATGAAGTGCTCGCGCAAGCCCTTGAGCAAGCGCGCCAAGGCCGCCTGCACATCCTGAACGAGATGCTGAAGACCCTTGATGCGCCGCGCGCCGATTACAAGGACCACGCCCCGCGCATCATCACCATCACCATCCCGAAGGAGAGCATCGGCGCGGTCATCGGGCCCGGCGGCCGCGTGATCCAGGAGATCCAGGCCGAGACGGGCGCGCACATCAGCATCGACGAGATCGATGGCCTTGGCCACGTGGAGATCATGAGCGAGAATAAGGCGAGCATCGATGCCGCCCTCGCCCGCGTGAACGCCATCGCCAATCCGCCCCAGGCGGAAGTGGGCGCCAACTACAAGGGCAAGGTGAAGACCATCATGCCCTACGGGGCCTTCGTGGAAGTGATGCCCGGCGTGGACGGCCTGTTGCACGTAAGCGAGCTGGAATGGCGCCGCATCGAGCGCGTGGAGGATGTGCTGAAGGAGGGCGACGTGATCGAATTCCAGGTGGTGGGCAAGGACCCGCGCAGCGGCAAGCTGAAACTGAGCCGCCGAGTGCTGCTGCCCAAGCCCGAAGGCTACGTGGAACGCGAGCCCGCCATGTCCGGCGAGCGCCGTGACCGTGGCGATCGCCCGCGACGCGATGATCGTCCGAGACGCGACGACCGCCCTCGTCGCGACCATGGTGATCGCCAGCACCGCGACCACGACGGCGGCATGCAGGGCGGCCATGAGCCGAGCAATAACTGA
- the rpsO gene encoding 30S ribosomal protein S15: MYLTTEAKKAIFTEHGGSDKNTGAAESQIALFTKRIDHLTGHLKTNKKDHGTEKALMDLVGKRKQILNYLRTHDIERYRAIIGKLGLRK, from the coding sequence ATGTACCTGACCACCGAGGCCAAGAAGGCCATTTTCACCGAGCATGGCGGCTCGGACAAGAACACCGGCGCGGCGGAGAGCCAGATTGCCCTTTTCACCAAGCGCATCGACCACCTCACCGGCCACCTGAAGACCAACAAGAAGGACCACGGCACCGAGAAAGCGCTGATGGACCTGGTGGGCAAGCGCAAGCAGATCCTCAACTACTTGCGAACGCACGACATCGAGCGCTACCGGGCCATCATCGGCAAGCTCGGCCTGCGCAAGTGA
- a CDS encoding acetyl-CoA carboxylase carboxyltransferase subunit beta, translating into MGWFTRTKEGITTSTEEKKETPEGLWYKCPSCDEIMTSEDHENNLWVCAKCSHHEKIGSEEYFALLFDDHKYTEIGADLIAGDPLQFEDTKKYTDRLAKTRRESGLNDALRAAEGKLDKHNVVIACMDFRFIGGSMGSVVGEKIALAADQALKRKCPLIIISKSGGARMMEAGFSLMQMAKTSAKLTQLAKKKLPYISILTDPTTGGVTASFAMLGDLNIAEPKALIAFAGPRVVKETIGRDLPEGFQTSEFVLEHGFLDKIVERKDLKGFLAKTFAMFRG; encoded by the coding sequence ATGGGTTGGTTCACACGCACTAAGGAAGGCATCACCACCTCCACCGAGGAGAAGAAGGAGACGCCCGAAGGCCTCTGGTACAAGTGCCCGAGCTGTGATGAGATCATGACCAGCGAGGACCACGAGAACAACCTGTGGGTCTGCGCCAAGTGCAGCCACCACGAGAAGATCGGGAGCGAGGAGTACTTCGCCCTGCTCTTCGACGACCACAAGTACACGGAGATCGGCGCCGACCTGATCGCCGGCGACCCGCTGCAATTCGAGGACACGAAAAAGTACACCGATCGGCTGGCGAAGACGCGGAGGGAGAGCGGGCTGAACGATGCCTTGCGCGCCGCTGAGGGCAAATTGGACAAGCATAATGTGGTTATCGCCTGCATGGACTTCCGCTTCATAGGCGGCAGCATGGGCAGCGTGGTGGGTGAGAAGATCGCCCTGGCCGCAGACCAGGCCCTCAAGCGCAAGTGCCCCCTGATCATCATCAGTAAGAGCGGCGGTGCAAGGATGATGGAGGCCGGCTTCAGCCTGATGCAGATGGCCAAGACCAGCGCCAAACTCACCCAACTCGCCAAGAAGAAGCTGCCCTACATCAGCATCCTCACCGACCCGACCACCGGCGGCGTCACGGCAAGCTTCGCCATGCTGGGCGATCTGAACATCGCCGAGCCCAAAGCGCTGATCGCCTTTGCCGGGCCGCGCGTGGTCAAGGAGACCATCGGCCGCGACCTGCCCGAGGGCTTCCAGACAAGCGAGTTCGTGCTGGAGCATGGCTTCCTGGACAAGATCGTGGAGCGCAAGGACCTGAAGGGCTTCCTGGCGAAGACCTTCGCGATGTTCAGGGGCTGA
- a CDS encoding class I fructose-bisphosphate aldolase yields MSKIEELLGAEAQSLLSHQSKTIDKSALNLPGPDFVDRCFAMSNRNPQVLRSMQALYGNGRLANTGYMSILPVDQGIEHSAAASFAPNPIYFDGENIVKLAIEGGCNAVASTYGVLGSVARKYAHKIPFIVKINHNELMTLPNKFDQVLFGNVQDAWDMGAVAVGATIYFGSDESTRQITEIADAFQHAHELGMATILWCYIRNSGFKVDGKDYHTAADLTGQANHLGVTIQADIIKQKLPETNGGYNAIANYGKTHKKVYSELTSEHPIDLCRYQVANCYMGRIGLINSGGASSGASDMAEAVKTAVINKRAGGQGLISGRKAFQRPMNEGIGLLNAIQDVYLDEQITIA; encoded by the coding sequence ATGAGCAAGATCGAAGAGCTCCTCGGCGCCGAAGCCCAGAGCCTGTTGAGCCACCAGAGCAAGACCATCGATAAGAGCGCACTGAACCTGCCGGGCCCCGATTTCGTGGACCGCTGCTTCGCCATGAGCAACCGCAACCCGCAAGTGCTGCGCAGCATGCAGGCGCTCTATGGCAACGGCCGTTTGGCGAACACCGGCTACATGAGCATCCTCCCGGTTGATCAAGGCATCGAGCACAGCGCCGCCGCAAGCTTCGCCCCCAACCCGATCTACTTCGATGGCGAGAACATCGTGAAGCTCGCGATCGAGGGAGGCTGCAACGCCGTGGCCAGCACCTATGGCGTGCTCGGCAGCGTAGCGCGCAAATACGCCCACAAGATCCCCTTCATCGTGAAGATCAACCACAACGAGCTGATGACCTTGCCGAACAAATTCGACCAGGTGCTCTTCGGCAACGTGCAGGATGCCTGGGATATGGGCGCCGTGGCCGTGGGCGCCACCATCTACTTCGGCAGTGACGAGAGCACACGGCAGATCACCGAGATCGCCGATGCCTTCCAGCACGCGCATGAATTGGGCATGGCCACCATCCTCTGGTGCTACATCCGCAACAGCGGCTTCAAGGTCGATGGCAAGGATTACCACACCGCCGCCGACCTCACCGGTCAGGCCAACCACTTGGGCGTCACCATCCAGGCGGACATCATCAAGCAGAAGCTGCCGGAGACCAACGGCGGCTATAACGCCATCGCCAACTACGGCAAGACGCACAAAAAGGTGTACAGCGAGCTCACCAGCGAGCACCCCATCGACCTGTGCCGCTACCAGGTGGCCAACTGCTATATGGGACGCATCGGGCTCATCAACAGCGGCGGGGCCAGCAGCGGAGCCAGCGACATGGCCGAAGCGGTGAAGACCGCCGTCATCAACAAGCGCGCCGGCGGACAAGGCCTCATCAGCGGGCGCAAGGCATTCCAGCGCCCCATGAATGAAGGCATAGGCTTGCTCAATGCGATACAGGACGTGTACCTCGACGAACAGATCACCATCGCTTAG